One window of the Roseovarius sp. THAF9 genome contains the following:
- a CDS encoding ferredoxin:protochlorophyllide reductase (ATP-dependent) subunit N, with protein sequence MTKDSTPLLATGCRDAPVLKQRGQHEVFCGLTGIIWLHRKMQDAFFLVVGSRTCAHLLQSAAGVMIFAEPRFGTAILEETDLAGLADAQVELEREVARLLERRKDIRQLFLVGSCPSEVIKLDLARAAEKLSLQHAPHVRVLNYSGSGIETTFTEGEDACLASMVPVLPDSDERQLLVVGALPDVVEDQMLDLLSKMGIDNVKVLPARRADSTLAVGPNTSFILTQPFLGGTLAALGKRGARHIPAPFPFGEEGTTAWLRAVAMEFGVDITLFDTVTHAPRARAKKAISQAAEKLDGKSVFFFPDSQLEIPLARFLTRECGMTAVEVGAPYIHKGVVDPDLDLLEEGPTLSEGQDVEMQLDRCRAAQPDLTVCGLGLANPLEAEGLATKWAIELVFTPVHFYEQAGDLAGLFSRPLHRRAKLRLEAAE encoded by the coding sequence ATGACCAAAGACTCCACTCCTCTTCTGGCCACCGGATGCCGCGACGCCCCGGTTCTGAAACAGCGCGGCCAGCACGAAGTCTTTTGCGGACTGACGGGAATCATCTGGCTGCACCGCAAGATGCAGGATGCGTTCTTCCTTGTTGTGGGCAGCCGCACCTGCGCCCATCTGCTGCAATCCGCCGCCGGCGTGATGATCTTCGCCGAGCCGCGCTTCGGCACCGCGATTCTCGAGGAAACCGATCTTGCCGGCCTTGCTGACGCACAGGTCGAGCTTGAGCGCGAGGTCGCCCGCCTGCTGGAGCGCCGCAAGGACATCCGCCAGCTTTTCCTCGTGGGCTCCTGCCCGTCCGAAGTGATCAAGCTGGATCTTGCCCGCGCCGCGGAAAAGCTGTCGCTGCAACACGCCCCGCACGTGCGGGTGCTGAATTACTCGGGCTCTGGCATCGAAACCACCTTTACCGAAGGGGAGGATGCCTGCCTTGCCTCGATGGTCCCGGTCCTGCCGGACAGCGACGAGCGCCAGCTTCTCGTAGTTGGAGCGCTGCCCGATGTGGTCGAAGACCAGATGCTCGACCTTCTGTCCAAGATGGGCATCGACAACGTGAAAGTGCTGCCAGCGCGTCGCGCCGACAGCACTCTCGCGGTTGGTCCCAACACCTCTTTCATCCTCACCCAGCCTTTCCTTGGCGGCACCCTCGCCGCACTTGGAAAGCGCGGGGCGCGTCACATTCCTGCGCCTTTCCCGTTCGGCGAAGAAGGCACCACCGCGTGGCTTCGCGCCGTGGCAATGGAGTTCGGTGTCGACATCACCCTGTTCGACACTGTAACACACGCGCCCCGCGCACGGGCCAAAAAAGCGATCTCGCAGGCGGCGGAGAAACTGGACGGCAAATCCGTCTTCTTTTTCCCCGACAGCCAGCTTGAGATTCCGCTGGCCCGGTTTCTCACCCGCGAATGCGGGATGACCGCCGTCGAAGTGGGCGCGCCCTATATCCACAAAGGGGTTGTCGACCCGGACCTCGACTTGCTGGAAGAGGGTCCAACACTCTCGGAGGGCCAAGACGTCGAGATGCAGCTCGACCGCTGCCGCGCGGCGCAACCCGATCTGACGGTCTGCGGTCTTGGCCTTGCCAACCCGCTCGAGGCCGAAGGGCTGGCAACCAAGTGGGCCATCGAACTGGTCTTCACCCCGGTGCATTTCTACGAACAGGCCGGTGACCTTGCCGGCCTCTTCTCGCGCCCCCTGCATCGCCGCGCCAAGCTGCGGCTGGAGGCGGCCGAATGA
- the bchF gene encoding 2-vinyl bacteriochlorophyllide hydratase produces the protein MTLQAPPKTSPGLLYTPEQRARRDASIWTLVQGVLAPAQFLVFLVSLVLVLRYLWTGEGYALATWSILIKTGFLYLIMVTGAIWEKVVFGQYLFAHAFFWEDVFSFAVIALHTAYLWALFTAAFSPQGLMILALAAYAAYAINATQFVLKLRAARLQSASAPEVLA, from the coding sequence ATGACGCTTCAAGCGCCACCAAAAACAAGCCCGGGCCTGCTCTACACACCTGAACAGCGCGCCCGTCGCGATGCCAGTATCTGGACCCTGGTTCAGGGCGTTCTCGCGCCCGCTCAATTCCTTGTCTTCCTCGTCTCGCTTGTCCTCGTGCTGCGCTACCTTTGGACGGGCGAAGGCTACGCGCTGGCCACGTGGTCGATCCTGATCAAGACCGGCTTTCTCTACCTGATCATGGTCACCGGTGCGATCTGGGAAAAAGTCGTTTTCGGTCAATACCTTTTCGCCCACGCTTTCTTCTGGGAGGACGTGTTCAGCTTCGCGGTCATCGCGTTGCACACGGCCTATCTCTGGGCGCTTTTCACGGCCGCATTCTCCCCTCAAGGTTTGATGATCCTAGCGCTCGCGGCCTATGCCGCCTACGCGATCAACGCCACCCAGTTCGTGCTCAAATTACGCGCCGCGCGGCTTCAATCGGCAAGCGCGCCAGAGGTGCTGGCATGA
- a CDS encoding B12-binding domain-containing protein, with amino-acid sequence MLSNAGEKRVGESSDRKGSGLSKTQQPAIRFLVESALRTVISNTTRSEPRTREEWVERLCEALMSESDSGYRAVIASLMATGVSSEEIFQSYIPAASAYLGELWVSDRASFVDVTVGASRLQGLFRDNGDRASAQWSDRSIPLGQSVLMVVPHFEQHALGAFVAADNLRQHGLWVHMAIGLTREELAELSGTRRFAMIGISVATRNSVEKTTELIDYLRSNANYMPPIVIGGRAVEADPKAVSKTGADHAVRTAREAIEKCGLSSVAEALPFSGAI; translated from the coding sequence ATGTTGTCGAACGCCGGGGAGAAGCGCGTGGGAGAGTCCTCTGACAGAAAAGGCTCCGGCCTTTCGAAGACCCAGCAACCGGCCATCCGGTTTCTCGTGGAATCAGCGCTGAGAACAGTCATTTCAAATACGACCCGATCCGAGCCGCGGACGCGGGAGGAGTGGGTCGAAAGGCTGTGCGAAGCGCTGATGTCGGAGTCCGACAGCGGCTATCGGGCGGTCATCGCTTCGTTGATGGCAACCGGTGTCAGCAGCGAAGAGATATTTCAGTCTTACATCCCGGCCGCTTCGGCCTATCTTGGTGAGCTTTGGGTCAGTGATCGGGCGAGTTTCGTCGATGTCACCGTCGGCGCCTCGCGTTTGCAGGGGCTTTTTCGCGATAATGGAGATCGCGCTTCGGCGCAGTGGAGCGACCGAAGCATCCCGCTTGGTCAATCCGTTCTGATGGTCGTGCCGCACTTCGAGCAGCATGCGCTAGGCGCTTTTGTCGCAGCCGACAACCTGCGTCAGCATGGGCTTTGGGTTCACATGGCGATTGGCCTGACGCGGGAGGAATTGGCTGAACTTTCGGGCACCCGGCGCTTCGCGATGATCGGAATATCGGTTGCAACGCGGAATTCGGTTGAAAAGACCACCGAACTTATAGATTACCTCCGCTCAAATGCTAACTATATGCCACCGATCGTGATCGGCGGGCGGGCTGTCGAGGCAGATCCGAAGGCCGTCTCAAAGACCGGCGCGGATCATGCGGTTCGCACTGCGCGTGAAGCGATTGAAAAATGTGGCCTGTCGAGTGTAGCAGAGGCGTTGCCGTTCAGCGGGGCGATCTGA
- the ppsR gene encoding transcriptional regulator PpsR, whose product MTRETRKSERLRAGALPDPSGVHNIVEQAGDVAVYVADDGEVAGISVNPDCPSLGCLDHWVGRPFEKFLTVESKEKLELRLEEMRVNPDLTSRGLELNHIDNATWEFPIRYTLHRVYDGGFLLLGRDMQPIAEVQQRLVAEQTARERDQQRLRGEQTFYHVVLETSETPMILVEPEKGRIRDLNSAAAMLLGTNVDTLSGSSLAQAFDGRRREELMDAMRSAAGSREARGIELVARRNERELKLYPDFFRAAGELYMLCRVRPTAGDVGTAAESAQVIGALYSATSDAIVITDGKGVIRDANEAFLTMADAAQLRDVRDSDLADFLVRGAVDTKLMLETAAKQGRLSNYATQLASIVGTRSSVDVSVARLRDPAGDFGYGFILRNTSLNEGADAEVTSVVSEEAMKNVMDLVGTASLKELVSATSDVIEKLCIETAVQLTGNNRVAAAEMLGLSRQSLYVKLRKYGLINSTADE is encoded by the coding sequence ATGACCCGTGAGACTCGGAAGTCTGAGCGATTACGCGCCGGGGCATTGCCCGATCCTTCCGGGGTGCACAATATCGTGGAGCAGGCCGGTGACGTGGCCGTCTACGTGGCCGACGATGGTGAGGTCGCCGGCATTTCCGTAAATCCCGACTGTCCGTCGCTTGGGTGCCTTGACCATTGGGTTGGGCGGCCGTTCGAAAAATTCCTTACTGTTGAAAGTAAGGAAAAGCTCGAGCTGCGACTGGAAGAAATGCGCGTCAATCCCGACCTGACGTCTCGGGGGCTTGAGCTGAATCATATCGACAATGCAACCTGGGAATTCCCAATCCGCTATACCTTGCACAGGGTGTATGACGGGGGCTTTCTATTGCTTGGACGCGACATGCAGCCAATTGCGGAGGTCCAGCAGCGCTTGGTTGCTGAGCAAACGGCGCGCGAACGCGACCAGCAGCGGCTGCGCGGTGAGCAAACGTTCTATCATGTCGTGCTGGAGACGTCCGAGACACCGATGATCCTCGTCGAGCCGGAAAAGGGCCGCATCCGCGACTTGAACAGTGCAGCGGCAATGCTTTTGGGCACGAATGTCGATACGCTGAGCGGATCCTCGCTGGCCCAGGCGTTCGACGGGCGGCGGCGCGAAGAACTGATGGACGCCATGCGCAGCGCGGCCGGATCGCGCGAGGCGCGGGGCATCGAGCTTGTGGCGCGACGCAACGAACGCGAACTGAAGCTCTACCCCGATTTTTTCCGTGCGGCAGGCGAGCTTTACATGCTGTGCCGCGTGCGGCCCACGGCGGGTGACGTCGGAACAGCGGCTGAATCCGCGCAGGTGATTGGCGCGCTTTATTCCGCCACCAGCGACGCGATCGTGATCACCGATGGCAAGGGTGTGATCCGCGATGCCAATGAGGCATTTTTGACCATGGCGGATGCCGCGCAGTTGCGCGATGTCCGTGACAGCGACCTTGCGGATTTCTTGGTGCGCGGTGCCGTGGATACCAAGCTGATGCTTGAGACGGCGGCCAAGCAGGGCCGGCTGAGCAACTACGCCACCCAGTTGGCCAGCATCGTCGGAACTCGGTCGAGTGTCGATGTATCGGTCGCTCGGCTGCGCGACCCGGCCGGCGATTTCGGTTATGGCTTCATCCTGAGAAACACGTCGCTGAATGAAGGCGCGGATGCCGAGGTCACAAGCGTGGTCAGCGAAGAAGCGATGAAGAACGTCATGGACCTAGTCGGGACAGCCTCGTTGAAAGAGCTCGTGTCGGCCACATCGGACGTGATCGAGAAGTTGTGCATCGAAACGGCGGTGCAGTTGACCGGAAACAACCGGGTCGCGGCGGCCGAAATGCTGGGTCTGTCGCGCCAGAGCCTTTACGTGAAATTACGTAAGTACGGTTTGATCAATTCGACTGCCGACGAATAG
- the chlG gene encoding chlorophyll synthase ChlG → MSVSLGIRASRRWPEPRATLTLIKPITWFPPVWAYLCGVVSSGVPVMSAPWLVLIGMVLAGPVVCGMSQAANDWCDRHVDAINEPGRPIPSGRIPGRWGLWIALFMSIAALALGATLGPWGFGATVFGVLAAWAYSAEPVRMKKSGWWGPGLVALCYEGLPWFTGAAVLSAGAPAWQIAVLALLYAVGAHGIMTLNDFKALEGDRQTGVNSLPVSLGPERAARVACWIMAVPQLAVIAALVWWGQMYHAAAIAALLGVQLWAMRVLLSDPKGRAPWYNGTGVTLYVSGMMVAAFAVRGLV, encoded by the coding sequence ATGAGTGTCTCATTGGGCATACGTGCGTCGCGCCGCTGGCCCGAACCGCGCGCCACCCTGACCCTGATCAAACCGATCACGTGGTTCCCGCCGGTCTGGGCCTATCTGTGCGGCGTCGTTTCCAGCGGGGTGCCGGTGATGTCGGCGCCCTGGCTGGTACTGATCGGCATGGTGTTGGCCGGGCCGGTGGTCTGCGGTATGAGCCAGGCGGCAAATGACTGGTGCGACCGGCACGTGGATGCGATCAACGAACCTGGCCGCCCGATCCCGTCGGGCCGCATCCCCGGACGCTGGGGCCTGTGGATTGCCCTTTTCATGAGTATTGCTGCGCTGGCGCTGGGGGCGACGCTGGGCCCGTGGGGCTTTGGCGCGACGGTGTTCGGTGTGCTGGCGGCCTGGGCCTATTCGGCCGAACCTGTCCGGATGAAGAAATCGGGTTGGTGGGGGCCGGGCCTGGTTGCGCTGTGCTACGAGGGGTTGCCGTGGTTCACCGGGGCTGCCGTATTGTCGGCCGGCGCGCCGGCATGGCAGATCGCGGTTCTGGCGCTGCTTTATGCCGTGGGCGCGCACGGGATCATGACGCTCAACGATTTCAAGGCTTTGGAGGGAGACCGGCAAACAGGGGTGAACTCCCTGCCCGTTTCGCTCGGCCCGGAACGCGCGGCGCGCGTGGCCTGCTGGATCATGGCGGTCCCGCAACTTGCGGTGATCGCAGCGTTGGTGTGGTGGGGACAGATGTATCACGCCGCAGCGATTGCCGCGCTGCTGGGGGTTCAGCTTTGGGCGATGCGCGTATTGCTGTCCGATCCCAAAGGCCGCGCGCCTTGGTATAACGGCACGGGCGTCACGCTTTATGTCAGCGGCATGATGGTTGCGGCCTTTGCGGTAAGGGGGTTGGTATGA
- a CDS encoding BCD family MFS transporter: MTLGWGGIARLCLANAAIGGMAALPVNLFNRLMTVELALPALLPGFLVALHYAVQLSRPIWGHRSDARGGRTPFILGGTLVVGAGLVLTAWAIAFAPSTQVAIAVWIVAYALIGFGIGAAGTSFLALLATAAPDDKKGAAATFAWLMLIAGAIAASVGAGVALKPYGPERLMLVVPLVATACFATALIATWGVERRLGAVPAPQEPKLGPALRATWEDPAAKAFTGFVFLSILAFYLSELVLEPFAGHIHGLSPDESTKLSGGKDGAALLGMLMAGAFSTFRLGSLRTWAVAGCVVSAVGLMGLGAGAALVPFTVILGLGNGLFVVGAIGSMMRLAAAQEGATGTRMGVFGAAQAVAAGLAGLIATGTLDLTRAIMSDGAAYAAVFGLEAVLFLAAALVAVRILHRPHAPLLQPGE, encoded by the coding sequence ATGACGCTGGGATGGGGCGGTATCGCACGGCTGTGTCTGGCCAACGCCGCGATCGGCGGGATGGCGGCCCTGCCGGTGAACCTGTTCAACAGGTTGATGACGGTCGAGCTGGCGTTGCCTGCGCTGTTGCCGGGGTTCCTGGTAGCGCTGCACTACGCCGTTCAACTGTCGCGGCCCATCTGGGGGCACCGCTCGGATGCCAGGGGCGGGCGGACACCGTTCATTCTGGGCGGAACGCTCGTGGTAGGCGCGGGGCTTGTGCTGACGGCCTGGGCAATCGCCTTTGCGCCGAGTACGCAGGTCGCGATTGCGGTCTGGATCGTTGCTTATGCGCTGATCGGGTTCGGGATCGGAGCAGCGGGCACCTCGTTCCTGGCGTTGCTGGCGACGGCGGCACCGGACGACAAGAAAGGCGCGGCGGCCACGTTTGCCTGGCTGATGCTAATCGCGGGCGCGATTGCGGCGTCGGTGGGCGCGGGTGTCGCGCTGAAACCCTACGGTCCCGAACGTTTGATGCTTGTCGTGCCGCTCGTCGCCACGGCATGTTTCGCAACGGCGTTGATCGCCACATGGGGCGTCGAGCGCCGGCTGGGCGCCGTGCCCGCACCACAGGAGCCAAAGCTGGGACCGGCACTGCGCGCCACGTGGGAAGACCCGGCGGCAAAGGCGTTCACCGGGTTCGTGTTTCTTTCGATCCTAGCCTTTTACCTGAGCGAATTGGTGTTGGAGCCCTTCGCGGGTCACATTCACGGGCTGAGCCCCGACGAGTCGACAAAACTGTCGGGGGGCAAGGACGGCGCGGCCCTTTTGGGTATGCTGATGGCTGGAGCGTTCTCGACCTTCAGGCTGGGCAGCTTGCGAACATGGGCCGTGGCCGGTTGCGTGGTATCCGCCGTGGGCCTGATGGGCCTTGGCGCAGGGGCGGCGCTGGTGCCGTTCACGGTTATCCTTGGGCTCGGCAACGGGTTGTTCGTGGTGGGCGCCATCGGATCTATGATGCGGCTGGCCGCGGCGCAGGAGGGCGCCACCGGCACGCGGATGGGTGTCTTCGGGGCAGCCCAGGCGGTTGCGGCCGGGCTGGCGGGGCTGATTGCCACGGGCACGCTTGACTTGACCCGCGCGATAATGAGCGACGGCGCGGCCTATGCTGCCGTCTTCGGCCTTGAGGCCGTTTTGTTCTTGGCCGCAGCGTTGGTGGCGGTGCGCATCCTGCACCGGCCGCACGCGCCGCTGCTTCAACCGGGAGAATGA
- a CDS encoding geranylgeranyl diphosphate reductase: MYDVVVVGGGPSGATAAEDLARSGHNVALLDRASRIKPCGGAIPPRLIVDFDIPEDLLVAKITTARMISPTGRKVDIPIENGFVGMVDREDFDEFLRIRAEAAGAVRATGTYKRIVRENGQLKVIYRDKVSGNEREMPCKLVIGADGARSNVARDEVEGGDRIPYVIAYHEIIAAPGKIGEYDPARCDVIYDGRISPDFYGWVFPHGKSASVGMGSLVKEVDVKQATADLRVASGLADCKTIRKEGAPIPLKPLDRWDNGKDVVLAGDAAGVVAPSSGEGIYYAMAGGRVAATAAAASLASGRVKDLRLARQLFMKEHKTVFRVLASMQNAYYKSDERRERFVSLCHDIDVQRLTFEAYMNKKLVKARPMAHLKIGLKNLAHLTRLVPAAYT, from the coding sequence ATGTATGACGTTGTGGTGGTAGGGGGTGGCCCGAGCGGGGCCACGGCGGCAGAAGACCTCGCGCGGTCTGGCCACAATGTGGCGCTGCTGGATCGGGCCAGCAGGATCAAGCCGTGCGGCGGTGCAATCCCGCCGCGGCTGATCGTGGATTTTGATATTCCCGAGGATCTTCTGGTGGCCAAGATAACCACCGCCCGGATGATCTCGCCCACCGGGCGCAAGGTGGATATCCCGATCGAGAATGGGTTTGTCGGCATGGTGGATCGCGAGGATTTCGACGAGTTCCTGCGCATCCGGGCCGAGGCCGCCGGTGCCGTGCGCGCCACCGGGACATACAAGCGGATCGTGCGCGAGAACGGACAGCTCAAGGTTATCTATCGCGACAAAGTCAGCGGGAACGAGCGTGAAATGCCCTGCAAGCTCGTGATCGGCGCCGACGGCGCGCGGTCGAACGTTGCGCGGGATGAGGTCGAGGGCGGCGACCGTATACCCTATGTCATCGCCTATCATGAGATCATCGCGGCGCCCGGCAAGATCGGCGAGTACGATCCAGCCCGTTGCGACGTGATCTATGACGGCCGGATCAGCCCGGATTTCTACGGCTGGGTCTTTCCGCATGGCAAATCGGCCAGCGTCGGCATGGGATCGCTTGTGAAAGAGGTGGACGTGAAACAGGCCACCGCCGATCTGCGCGTGGCCAGCGGGCTGGCCGACTGCAAGACGATCCGCAAGGAAGGCGCACCGATCCCGCTGAAGCCGCTAGACCGCTGGGACAATGGCAAGGATGTCGTCCTGGCCGGCGATGCGGCCGGCGTGGTCGCGCCCAGTTCGGGCGAGGGCATTTACTATGCCATGGCCGGCGGGCGCGTTGCGGCCACGGCCGCGGCGGCGTCTCTGGCATCGGGGCGGGTCAAGGATCTGCGGCTGGCGCGGCAGCTTTTCATGAAGGAACACAAAACGGTGTTCCGGGTGCTGGCGTCCATGCAGAATGCCTATTACAAGTCGGACGAGCGGCGCGAGCGGTTCGTGTCGCTGTGCCATGATATCGACGTGCAGCGTCTGACCTTCGAGGCGTATATGAACAAGAAACTGGTAAAGGCGCGGCCCATGGCCCACCTGAAGATCGGGTTGAAGAACTTGGCGCACCTGACGCGACTGGTACCGGCAGCCTATACATGA
- the idi gene encoding isopentenyl-diphosphate Delta-isomerase — protein MSVMIPTWIGGDLVAVEKLEAHERGLRHKAVSVFVLCGNELLIQRRAFGKYHTPGLWANTCCTHPNWGEDPAACAVRRLEEELGITSLTLTYRDQIEYRADVGGGLVEHELVDVFVANVTERVAVNPNPDEVMDTAWVDLDDLIEWTRSMPEIYTPWLRIYLEKHAAQIFDRAETLL, from the coding sequence ATGAGCGTGATGATCCCGACATGGATCGGCGGCGATCTGGTGGCCGTCGAAAAGCTGGAAGCGCATGAGCGCGGCCTGCGGCACAAGGCGGTGTCGGTGTTCGTGCTTTGTGGAAATGAACTGCTGATCCAGCGACGGGCCTTCGGCAAGTATCACACGCCGGGCCTTTGGGCGAATACCTGCTGCACCCATCCAAACTGGGGCGAAGACCCCGCGGCCTGCGCGGTACGACGGCTGGAAGAGGAGTTGGGCATTACCAGCCTGACGCTGACATATCGCGATCAGATCGAATACCGCGCTGACGTGGGTGGCGGGTTGGTTGAGCACGAGCTGGTCGATGTCTTCGTGGCGAACGTCACGGAGCGCGTCGCGGTAAATCCGAACCCGGACGAGGTGATGGATACGGCTTGGGTCGATCTGGACGATCTGATCGAATGGACCCGGAGCATGCCGGAGATCTACACGCCTTGGCTGCGGATTTACCTTGAAAAACATGCGGCGCAGATTTTCGACCGGGCGGAAACCCTTCTCTGA
- the bchE gene encoding magnesium-protoporphyrin IX monomethyl ester anaerobic oxidative cyclase, translating into MRLVLIHPNYHSGGAEIAGNWPPAWVAYLAGPLKAAGYTDIHFIDAMTHDIGEDELRARIAALKPDIVGATAITPSIYKAERALEVAKEAAPSAITVLGGVHATFMFKQVLSEAPHVDAIVRGEGEEVFLDFVRAVEDGRWQADRKKIKGIAYAEDGPIVATQAASTVKDLDGIVPDWSILDWEKYIYIPLNTRLAIPSLARGCPFTCSFCSQWKFWRDYRVRDPQKVVDEIEDLVNNHGVGFFILADEEPTINKRKFTEFCEELIRRGLPERVKWGINTRVTDIKRDMDMLPLWRRAGLVHISLGTEAAAQLKLDRFNKETKVEENKEAIRLLREADIFTEAQFIVGLENETVETLEETYRYARDWNPDLANWTMYTPWPFTPLFQELRDKVEVFDFEKYNFVTPIMKPDAMDRATLLDRVMHNYRRFYMIKALFHYPWRGRGFRRKYLLGCLRAFAKAGFARTFYDLGKVGYWGPQSKEKVDFHFDDTRQIAEAQMADWEAMADRKARAAERKAAVRDQVKAEKARLAKLQAETKACGGVDKVEV; encoded by the coding sequence ATGCGACTGGTGCTCATTCATCCGAATTATCATTCCGGCGGTGCCGAGATCGCGGGAAACTGGCCGCCAGCTTGGGTCGCCTATCTCGCGGGTCCACTGAAAGCAGCGGGCTATACCGATATCCATTTTATCGACGCTATGACCCACGACATCGGGGAGGACGAGTTACGCGCGCGCATCGCGGCCCTGAAACCCGATATCGTCGGAGCGACCGCGATCACCCCTTCGATCTACAAGGCGGAGCGCGCGTTGGAAGTCGCGAAAGAGGCAGCGCCCAGTGCGATCACGGTGTTGGGCGGCGTGCACGCGACCTTCATGTTCAAGCAGGTCCTGTCCGAAGCGCCGCACGTGGACGCCATTGTTCGCGGCGAGGGCGAGGAGGTTTTCCTCGATTTCGTGCGCGCGGTCGAGGACGGACGCTGGCAGGCGGATCGAAAGAAGATCAAGGGAATCGCCTATGCCGAGGACGGGCCGATTGTTGCAACTCAAGCGGCCTCGACCGTCAAGGACCTCGACGGGATCGTGCCGGACTGGTCGATCCTCGATTGGGAAAAGTACATTTACATCCCTCTGAACACGCGGCTGGCGATCCCGAGCCTTGCGCGGGGCTGTCCATTTACCTGTTCGTTCTGCTCGCAATGGAAATTCTGGCGCGATTACCGCGTGCGCGACCCGCAGAAGGTCGTGGACGAAATCGAGGACCTTGTGAACAACCACGGGGTCGGCTTCTTCATCCTCGCCGACGAGGAACCGACCATCAACAAGCGCAAGTTCACCGAGTTCTGCGAGGAGCTGATCCGGCGCGGCCTGCCGGAAAGGGTGAAATGGGGCATCAACACGCGGGTTACGGACATCAAGCGCGACATGGACATGTTGCCGTTGTGGCGGCGGGCGGGGCTGGTGCATATCAGCCTTGGAACCGAGGCGGCGGCCCAATTGAAGCTGGACCGTTTCAACAAGGAAACCAAGGTCGAGGAGAACAAGGAGGCGATCCGGCTGCTGCGCGAGGCGGATATCTTTACCGAGGCGCAATTTATCGTCGGGTTGGAGAACGAGACCGTCGAGACGCTGGAAGAGACCTATCGCTATGCCCGCGACTGGAACCCGGACCTTGCGAACTGGACGATGTACACGCCGTGGCCGTTCACCCCGCTGTTTCAGGAGTTGCGCGACAAGGTCGAGGTGTTCGATTTCGAGAAATACAATTTCGTCACGCCCATCATGAAACCCGATGCGATGGACCGGGCCACGCTGCTGGACCGGGTGATGCACAATTATCGGCGATTCTACATGATCAAGGCATTGTTCCACTATCCGTGGCGCGGGCGGGGATTTCGGCGCAAGTACCTGCTGGGCTGTCTGCGCGCCTTTGCGAAGGCCGGGTTCGCGCGGACTTTCTATGACCTGGGCAAGGTTGGGTATTGGGGGCCGCAATCGAAAGAGAAGGTGGATTTTCATTTCGACGACACCAGGCAAATCGCCGAGGCGCAGATGGCCGACTGGGAAGCGATGGCGGATCGCAAGGCCAGGGCCGCCGAACGCAAAGCGGCAGTGCGCGATCAGGTGAAGGCCGAGAAAGCGCGTCTGGCAAAGCTGCAAGCCGAGACGAAAGCCTGCGGCGGGGTAGACAAAGTAGAGGTCTGA
- the bchJ gene encoding bacteriochlorophyll 4-vinyl reductase produces the protein MAEPRVGPNAILQTMEALTELGGMDLTRRVFSAAGLLPLLEAPPSEMVPEVWASDLHRTITTELPAVEAARVAADGGHRTGFYILENRIPAVARTLLQLLPGSVAGSILLRAIERHAWTFAGSAEVAIEIGTPMYFFIYDNPLAIPGCPWHCAVFETLFRRLVSPHTRVAHTCCCANGADACVFEIDIRRGA, from the coding sequence ATGGCCGAGCCGCGTGTGGGTCCCAATGCGATACTGCAGACGATGGAGGCGCTTACCGAGCTTGGGGGTATGGACCTGACCCGGCGCGTTTTCAGCGCGGCGGGGCTTTTGCCGTTGCTCGAGGCGCCGCCGAGCGAGATGGTGCCGGAGGTTTGGGCCTCTGACCTTCACCGGACAATTACGACTGAGCTGCCGGCGGTTGAAGCTGCGCGGGTGGCGGCCGATGGCGGGCACAGGACCGGGTTCTATATCCTTGAAAACCGTATTCCGGCGGTCGCGCGCACACTGCTGCAGCTGCTGCCGGGATCGGTCGCCGGATCTATTCTGCTGCGGGCGATCGAACGGCACGCGTGGACATTCGCGGGGTCGGCGGAGGTGGCGATCGAAATCGGCACGCCAATGTATTTCTTCATTTATGACAACCCTTTGGCCATCCCTGGCTGTCCTTGGCATTGCGCGGTTTTCGAAACCTTGTTCCGCCGGTTGGTCAGCCCGCATACGCGCGTGGCGCATACGTGTTGTTGCGCGAACGGTGCGGATGCGTGCGTGTTTGAAATAGACATCCGGCGCGGGGCTTGA